The Girardinichthys multiradiatus isolate DD_20200921_A chromosome Y, DD_fGirMul_XY1, whole genome shotgun sequence genome has a window encoding:
- the LOC124864860 gene encoding cAMP-specific 3',5'-cyclic phosphodiesterase 4B-like isoform X3: MPSCHWGTCHAPGPLHYRTSYLCHRPKPPGSLNMGVVEAIDPVSSQCPSPVPGGYRLPRSSSYSPLQGRPGAELDLDAADGGVREEGGTAAERRTPLVDLFCETCSRPWLIGWWDQFKRMLNRELSHLSEMSRSGNQVSEYISTTFLDKQNEVEIPSPTLREREKPMCHISGVKKLTHSSSLSNPTLPRFGVKTEHEEALARELDDLNKWGLNIFHVAEFSNNRPLSCIMFAIFQERDLLKTFRIPVDTFVTYVMTLEDHYHANVAYHNSLHAADVTQSTHVLLSTPALDAVFTDLEILATLFAAAIHDVDHPGVSNQFLINTNSELALMYNDESVLENHHLAVGFKLLHEENCDIFQNLTKRQRQSLRKLVIDMVLATDMSKHMSLLADLKTMVETKKVTSSGVLMLDHYTDRIQVLRNMVHCADLSNPTKPLCVYRQWTERIMEEFFRQGDKERERGMEISPMCDKHTASVEKSQVGFIDYIVHPLWETWGDLVHPDAQEILDTLEDNRDWYQSTIPQSPSPPPVGQDKELNKCIDKFQFALTLEENSQNKPGHEGNNTTPNHVAEDCSDMDKDDENEDKEDLMSEEKNEDIIEEEDEVAMEEEEGEEEVKFCIGEEPEKERLYDTSPVEEEEDFSSQADDT; this comes from the exons ATGCCCTCATGCCACTGGGGCACCTGTCATGCCCCTGGCCCACTTCACTATCGCACCTCATACCTGTGCCATAGGCCCAAACCCCCAGGTTCCCTCAACATGGGTGTGGTAGAGGCCATCGACCCAGTGTCATCTCAGTGCCCCTCGCCTGTGCCAGGGGGCTACAGGCTGCCCCGTTCCTCCAGCTACAGTCCTCTGCAGGGGAGGCCAGGGGCAGAGCTGGACCTTGATGCAGCTGATGGAGGTGTGAGGGAGGAAGGTGGGACAGCGGCCGAACGCAGGACCCCCCTAGTGGACCTGTTCTGCGAGACCTGCTCAAGGCCCTGGCTCATTGGTTGGTGGGACCAG TTCAAGAGGATGTTGAACAGGGAGCTGTCCCATTTGTCAGAGATGAGTCGCTCAGGGAACCAAGTGTCAGAATACATCTCCACTACCTTTCTAG ATAAGCAAAACGAAGTGGAAATCCCATCTCCAACtctgagggagagagagaagccCATGTGTCACATCAGTGGTGTGAAGAAGCTCACGCACAGTTCCAGCCTTTCCAACCCCACTTTGCCTCGGTTTGGCGTGAAGACAGAGCATGAGGAAGCTTTAGCCAGG GAACTGGACGACTTGAACAAGTGGGGCCTTAATATCTTTCATGTGGCAGAGTTCTCCAATAATCGACCCCTAAGCTGCATCATGTTTGCCATCTTCCAG GAAAGAGATCTACTGAAGACCTTTCGGATCCCTGTCGATACTTTTGTCACATATGTGATGACCCTGGAGGACCATTATCATGCCAATGTCGCCTACCACAACAGCCTTCACGCTGCTGATGTCACTCAGTCCACCCATGTACTGCTATCCACGCCAGCTCTAGAT GCTGTATTTACAGACCTAGAAATATTGGCAACTTTATTCGCTGCTGCCATTCATGATGTAGACCATCCAGGAGTGTCCAACCAATTCCTCATAAACACAA ACTCAGAACTGGCCCTGATGTATAATGATGAGTCTGTTTTGGAGAACCACCACCTGGCTGTGGGCTTTAAGCTGCTCCATGAGGAGAATTGTGACATCTTCCAAAACCTTACCAAAAGGCAGAGACAGAGCCTGAGGAAACTTGTGATTGATATG gtTTTGGCTACAGACATGTCCAAACACATGAGTTTGCTGGCAGACCTCAAGACCATGGTGGAAACCAAGAAAGTGACAAGTTCTGGAGTTCTAATGCTCGACCACTACACCGACAGAATACAG GTGCTGAGGAACATGGTGCACTGTGCAGACCTGAGCAATCCTACAAAGCCTCTGTGTGTATATCGGCAATGGACGGAGAGAATCATGGAGGAGTTCTTCAGACAGGGAGACAAGGAGAGGGAGCGGGGCATGGAGATCAGTCCCATGTGCGATAAACACACCGCATCTGTGGAAAAAAGTCAG GTGGGCTTCATTGACTACATTGTTCATCCACTATGGGAGACATGGGGAGACCTTGTGCATCCTGATGCCCAGGAGATCCTGGACACTCTAGAGGACAACAGGGACTGGTACCAGAGCACTATCCCACAAAGCCCATCGCCACCTCCTGTGGGCCAGGACAAGGAGCTAAACAAATGCATTGATAAGTTTCAGTTTGCACTCACCCTGGAAGAGAACTCCCAGAACAAGCCAGGACATGAGGGCAACAACACCACACCAAACCACGTGGCCGAAGACTGCAGTGACATGGACAAGGACGACGAAAATGAGGACAAGGAAGATCTAATGTCAGAGGAGAAGAATGAGGACATAATAGAGGAAGAGGATGAGGTGGCaatggaggaagaggaaggagagGAAGAGGTGAAATTTTGTATAGGCGAGGAGCCAGAAAAGGAAAGACTTTATGACACAAGTCCTgtagaagaagaggaagatttTTCTTCTCAAGCTGATGATACATGA
- the LOC124864860 gene encoding cAMP-specific 3',5'-cyclic phosphodiesterase 4B-like isoform X2, producing the protein MTQRKLARQLRLWERSESPPHAPSVLTSPVSPDDQSRGHGRCAMFRRLKLNRSIQEHRCSSHRICSFDSENGPSPGRSPMDSQANPGLVLHPSFPQSQRRESFLYRSDSDYDTSPKTMSRNSSINSEGHTEDMIVTPFAQVLASLRTVRNNFTILANVTTPTNKRSPVTSQPTVPQATLSEETYQQMARETLEELDWCLDQLETIQTHRSVSEMASNKFKRMLNRELSHLSEMSRSGNQVSEYISTTFLDKQNEVEIPSPTLREREKPMCHISGVKKLTHSSSLSNPTLPRFGVKTEHEEALARELDDLNKWGLNIFHVAEFSNNRPLSCIMFAIFQERDLLKTFRIPVDTFVTYVMTLEDHYHANVAYHNSLHAADVTQSTHVLLSTPALDAVFTDLEILATLFAAAIHDVDHPGVSNQFLINTNSELALMYNDESVLENHHLAVGFKLLHEENCDIFQNLTKRQRQSLRKLVIDMVLATDMSKHMSLLADLKTMVETKKVTSSGVLMLDHYTDRIQVLRNMVHCADLSNPTKPLCVYRQWTERIMEEFFRQGDKERERGMEISPMCDKHTASVEKSQVGFIDYIVHPLWETWGDLVHPDAQEILDTLEDNRDWYQSTIPQSPSPPPVGQDKELNKCIDKFQFALTLEENSQNKPGHEGNNTTPNHVAEDCSDMDKDDENEDKEDLMSEEKNEDIIEEEDEVAMEEEEGEEEVKFCIGEEPEKERLYDTSPVEEEEDFSSQADDT; encoded by the exons ATGACTCAGAGGAAACTGGCGCGACAGCTGCGGTTGTGGGAGAGGTCTGAGAGTCCACCTCATGCCCCCTCAGTTCTCACCTCACCGGTGTCACCAGATGATCAATCACGTGGACACGGGCGGTGTGCTATGTTTCGCCGCTTGAAACTGAACCGCAGCATTCAGGAGCACAGATGCTCGTCTCATCGTATATGCAG TTTCGATTCAGAAAATGGCCCCTCACCAGGCCGCAGTCCCATGGATTCGCAGGCGAATCCTGGGTTGGTGCTCCacccttcttttccccagagcCAACGTAGGGAATCCTTCCTGTACCGCTCGGACTCAGACTACGACACATCTCCCAAAACCATGTCCCGCAACTCCTCCATCAACAGTGAGGG ACACACCGAAGACATGATTGTTACCCCCTTTGCTCAG GTGTTGGCCAGCCTACGAACTGTAAGAAACAACTTCACCATCCTCGCCAATGTCACAACACCCACTAACAA GAGGTCACCAGTGACAAGCCAACCCACTGTTCCCCAAGCTACACTCTCTG AGGAGACTTACCAGCAAATGGCTCGGGAgactctggaggagttggacTGGTGTCTGGACCAGCTGGAGACCATTCAGACCCACCGCTCAGTCAGTGAGATGGCTTCCAACAAG TTCAAGAGGATGTTGAACAGGGAGCTGTCCCATTTGTCAGAGATGAGTCGCTCAGGGAACCAAGTGTCAGAATACATCTCCACTACCTTTCTAG ATAAGCAAAACGAAGTGGAAATCCCATCTCCAACtctgagggagagagagaagccCATGTGTCACATCAGTGGTGTGAAGAAGCTCACGCACAGTTCCAGCCTTTCCAACCCCACTTTGCCTCGGTTTGGCGTGAAGACAGAGCATGAGGAAGCTTTAGCCAGG GAACTGGACGACTTGAACAAGTGGGGCCTTAATATCTTTCATGTGGCAGAGTTCTCCAATAATCGACCCCTAAGCTGCATCATGTTTGCCATCTTCCAG GAAAGAGATCTACTGAAGACCTTTCGGATCCCTGTCGATACTTTTGTCACATATGTGATGACCCTGGAGGACCATTATCATGCCAATGTCGCCTACCACAACAGCCTTCACGCTGCTGATGTCACTCAGTCCACCCATGTACTGCTATCCACGCCAGCTCTAGAT GCTGTATTTACAGACCTAGAAATATTGGCAACTTTATTCGCTGCTGCCATTCATGATGTAGACCATCCAGGAGTGTCCAACCAATTCCTCATAAACACAA ACTCAGAACTGGCCCTGATGTATAATGATGAGTCTGTTTTGGAGAACCACCACCTGGCTGTGGGCTTTAAGCTGCTCCATGAGGAGAATTGTGACATCTTCCAAAACCTTACCAAAAGGCAGAGACAGAGCCTGAGGAAACTTGTGATTGATATG gtTTTGGCTACAGACATGTCCAAACACATGAGTTTGCTGGCAGACCTCAAGACCATGGTGGAAACCAAGAAAGTGACAAGTTCTGGAGTTCTAATGCTCGACCACTACACCGACAGAATACAG GTGCTGAGGAACATGGTGCACTGTGCAGACCTGAGCAATCCTACAAAGCCTCTGTGTGTATATCGGCAATGGACGGAGAGAATCATGGAGGAGTTCTTCAGACAGGGAGACAAGGAGAGGGAGCGGGGCATGGAGATCAGTCCCATGTGCGATAAACACACCGCATCTGTGGAAAAAAGTCAG GTGGGCTTCATTGACTACATTGTTCATCCACTATGGGAGACATGGGGAGACCTTGTGCATCCTGATGCCCAGGAGATCCTGGACACTCTAGAGGACAACAGGGACTGGTACCAGAGCACTATCCCACAAAGCCCATCGCCACCTCCTGTGGGCCAGGACAAGGAGCTAAACAAATGCATTGATAAGTTTCAGTTTGCACTCACCCTGGAAGAGAACTCCCAGAACAAGCCAGGACATGAGGGCAACAACACCACACCAAACCACGTGGCCGAAGACTGCAGTGACATGGACAAGGACGACGAAAATGAGGACAAGGAAGATCTAATGTCAGAGGAGAAGAATGAGGACATAATAGAGGAAGAGGATGAGGTGGCaatggaggaagaggaaggagagGAAGAGGTGAAATTTTGTATAGGCGAGGAGCCAGAAAAGGAAAGACTTTATGACACAAGTCCTgtagaagaagaggaagatttTTCTTCTCAAGCTGATGATACATGA
- the LOC124864861 gene encoding glucosidase 2 subunit beta-like → MVKFSHFVLLLLFGGAMTVEVQRPRGVPLSKRQFYEEDKPFTCLDGSRTIPFDRVNDDYCDCPDGSDEPGTAACPNGNFHCTNAGFRPAFIPSSRVNDGICDCCDTTDEYNSGADCQNTCRELGRKEKEELQKIAEIANEGFMLKKQLIQEAKHGLEDKKAKLGDVQDSKKDLEAKVEALRTVKETAEQPEKEAKERHLKAWEDQKAVIRMENDKARMAAVFLELDDDADGFVSVAELQSHSELDPDSDGSFTESEAQGLLGGVDKVDTVAFETVWNNIKEKYVSENQPNADVPPPGESPQEETPDTVSNNDSENYPDEDIPEEEDDEDEEEDDEMDEEDYKAPAAMRTDEKTKDDDEEGPMPPYDQETQALIDGAQKARDEFNEAEKALREVEDQIRNLEKEISFDFGPSSEFAYLYSQCYELTTGEYVYRLCPFNRVSQKPKFGGSETSLGTWGKWAGPEDNIYSVMKYEHGTGCWQGPNRSTTVKLTCGKETVVTSTSEPSRCEYLMEFISPAICQEPASFDSGHPDHEEL, encoded by the exons ATGGTAAAGTTCAGTCACTTCGTGCTGCTTCTTCTGTTTGGCGGAGCCATGACCGTGGAGGTCCAACGCCCCCGCGGTGTCCCTTTGTCCA AGCGTCAGTTTTATGAAGAGGACAAACCTTTTACATGCCTGGATGGATCCCGCACTATTCCCTTTGACAGAGTAAATGACGACTACTGTGACTGTCCGGACGGTTCTGATGAGCCAG GTACTGCTGCTTGCCCCAATGGCAACTTTCACTGCACCAATGCAGGTTTCCGACCAGCTTTCATTCCTTCCTCCCGCGTCAATGACGGAATATGTG ATTGCTGCGACACTACAGATGAGTACAACAGCGGCGCTGACTGTCAAAACACCTGCAG GGAACTGGGTCGCAAAGAGAAAGAAGAACTGCAGAAGATAGCAGAAATTGCAAATGAGGGCTTTATGCTTAAAAAACAACTTATCCAGGAGGCCAAACATGGTCTAGAGGACAAGAAG GCTAAACTTGGAGATGTCCAGGACAGTAAGAAAGATCTGGAAGCGAAGGTGGAGGCTCTGAGAACAGTTAAGGAGACTGCAGAGCAACCAGAGAAAGAAGCTAAAGAGCGCCATCTGAAGGCTTGGGaag atcAAAAAGCTGTCATTCGTATGGAAAATGACAAGGCCAGAATGGCAGCGGTGTTTCTGGAACTGGATGATGATGCAGATGGCTT tgTCTCAGTGGCTGAACTTCAATCTCATTCTGAGCTTGATCCAGATTCTGATGGTTCATTCACAGAATCTGAAGCTCAG ggGCTGTTGGGTGGAGTGGACAAAGTGGACACTGTAGCATTTGAGACTGTCTGGAATAATATTAAGGAGAAATATGTGTCTGAA AATCAGCCCAATGCAGACGTCCCACCACCAGGAGAAAGTCCACAAGAGGAAACTCCAGATACGGTTTCCAACAATGACTCTGAAAACTACCCTGATGAGGACATCCCAGAGGAagaagatgatgaagatgaggaggaagatgatgaaATGGATGAGGAAGACTATAAG GCCCCTGCAGCGATGAGGACTGATGAAAAGACTaaggatgatgatgaagaggGCCCTATGCCACCCTATGACCAAGAAACACAGGCTCTCATtgatg GTGCTCAGAAAGCCAGGGATGAGTTTAATGAGGCTGAGAAAGCTCTGCGGGAGGTGGAAGATCAGATCAG GAACCTTGAGAAAGAAATCTCTTTCGACTTTGGACCCAGTTCTGAGTTTGCCTACCTCTACAGCCAGTGTTATGAGCTGACCACTGGCGA GTATGTCTACAGACTCTGTCCCTTTAACAGAGTGTCACAGAAACCCAAGTTCGGTGGATCGGAGACTAGTTTAGG AACATGGGGTAAATGGGCAGGTCCTGAGGATAACATCTACTCTGTGATGAAGTATGAACATGGAACAGGGTGTTGGCAAGGCCCCAACAGATCCACCACT GTTAAGTTAACATGTGGAAAGGAAACAGTGGTGACATCTACCTCCGAACCCAGTCGCTGTGAATACCTCATGGAGTTCATCAGTCCTGCTATTTGCCAGGAGCCTGCAAGCTTCGATTCAGGTCATCCTGACCATGAGGAGCTTTAG